From the genome of Hyphomonas adhaerens MHS-3, one region includes:
- a CDS encoding MaoC family dehydratase: MTEFTGFKYEDLEIGQAHETVHEITADDIQRFAEVSGDFNPLHMSDEYAATTMFEKRIAHGALTASYISGILGNNLPGPGAIFVGLNMRFRRPVYIGDTVTARATVAEKIDRGNRIVLKIECIVDGKRVITGDAEVVAPSREA, translated from the coding sequence ATGACTGAATTTACCGGCTTCAAATATGAAGACCTTGAAATCGGGCAGGCGCACGAGACCGTGCACGAAATCACTGCGGACGACATCCAGCGCTTTGCGGAAGTCTCGGGCGATTTCAACCCGCTGCATATGTCCGACGAATACGCCGCCACGACCATGTTCGAAAAGCGCATCGCCCATGGCGCGCTGACGGCGAGCTACATCTCCGGCATTCTTGGCAATAATTTGCCTGGGCCGGGTGCCATTTTCGTGGGGCTCAACATGCGGTTCCGCCGCCCGGTCTATATCGGGGATACGGTCACCGCCCGGGCGACCGTTGCCGAGAAGATTGACCGCGGCAACCGCATCGTTCTCAAGATCGAATGTATTGTGGACGGCAAGCGTGTCATTACCGGTGATGCCGAAGTGGTCGCGCCGAGCCGGGAGGCCTGA
- a CDS encoding DUF262 domain-containing protein — MDQGIDLGVRAQESSVRVIFAPGEQLQMPPYQRSYSWEAREANELLGDLIDSVETGTPHFVGAIVLIHGAENGVLEIVDGQQRLTTLTILLAVLRDLEPDKARAAMLHALIADDARPMLGEGANWRLTLNHMDGPFFRDAIQTPGATRNLDKEPGESESQQRMVRNAAAFMKRLSGMDEKDRRELADMVMNRCALVRVVVGEKEQGFKVFRVLNTRGKEPDAHDIIKTELFQRARFTDKEASAYAERWSEHEAALGGSAFDDLLRQIRSIYDKSGRGELISAFPKAVLSKVDPRKFLEEVLPRYVEAYRLITTGDVQDGPNARVVSDKLNQMRALDQSSWRAPALKFLVERGVDDPQAPDFFTRLERLAFVIMLVVTDRDQRNKRFNKVMEAITNDRTLFAKNGPLAVDRSDSKKARERMLGRFATFAQRRAMALRLNAALEDGVTIPPESDATVEHVLPRNIHEDSHWLTVWPDPAKRREQCDTLGNFVLLTHKVNQKADRQDFRAKKEVYFNGGGGMDFALTRDLQDQDAWTADVVRKRTEMLVEILCQVWGI; from the coding sequence ATGGATCAGGGAATCGACCTCGGCGTCAGGGCGCAGGAAAGCTCGGTGAGAGTGATTTTTGCGCCGGGCGAGCAGCTCCAGATGCCGCCCTACCAGCGCAGCTATTCCTGGGAAGCCCGCGAAGCCAATGAGCTGCTCGGCGACCTCATCGATTCGGTGGAAACGGGCACACCGCACTTCGTCGGGGCGATCGTCCTGATCCACGGCGCCGAAAATGGCGTGCTGGAGATTGTCGACGGCCAGCAAAGACTGACGACGCTGACCATCCTGCTCGCGGTGCTGCGGGACCTCGAACCTGACAAGGCCCGCGCCGCGATGCTGCACGCCCTGATCGCCGACGACGCCCGCCCGATGCTGGGCGAAGGCGCCAACTGGCGGCTGACGCTGAACCATATGGACGGCCCCTTCTTCCGCGACGCCATCCAGACGCCGGGCGCGACGCGGAACCTGGACAAGGAACCGGGCGAAAGCGAAAGTCAGCAACGCATGGTGCGCAACGCGGCGGCGTTCATGAAGCGGCTCAGCGGCATGGACGAGAAGGACCGGCGCGAACTCGCCGATATGGTCATGAACCGCTGTGCGCTGGTGAGAGTTGTCGTGGGTGAAAAGGAACAGGGTTTCAAGGTCTTCCGCGTGCTCAACACGCGCGGCAAGGAGCCGGACGCGCACGACATCATCAAGACAGAGCTGTTCCAGCGCGCCCGCTTCACAGACAAGGAAGCCAGCGCCTATGCCGAGCGCTGGTCGGAACATGAGGCCGCCCTCGGCGGATCGGCCTTTGACGACCTGCTGCGCCAGATCCGCTCCATCTATGACAAGTCGGGCCGCGGCGAACTGATTTCGGCCTTCCCGAAGGCCGTCCTGTCCAAGGTGGATCCGCGCAAATTCCTCGAAGAAGTGCTGCCGCGCTATGTCGAGGCGTACCGGCTGATCACCACGGGCGACGTGCAGGACGGGCCGAACGCGAGAGTCGTCAGCGACAAGCTGAACCAGATGCGCGCGCTGGACCAGAGCAGCTGGCGGGCCCCGGCCCTCAAATTCCTTGTCGAGCGTGGTGTGGATGACCCGCAGGCGCCGGACTTCTTCACCCGGCTCGAGCGCCTGGCTTTCGTCATCATGCTCGTGGTCACCGACCGCGACCAGCGGAACAAACGCTTCAACAAGGTGATGGAAGCCATCACCAATGACCGGACCCTGTTCGCCAAGAACGGGCCGTTGGCGGTAGACCGCTCTGACTCAAAAAAGGCCCGGGAGCGGATGCTGGGCCGGTTTGCGACATTCGCTCAGCGGCGTGCCATGGCGCTGCGGCTGAACGCAGCCCTCGAAGACGGCGTGACCATCCCGCCGGAATCCGATGCTACCGTGGAACACGTGCTGCCGCGCAACATCCATGAGGACAGCCACTGGCTGACCGTCTGGCCTGACCCCGCCAAGCGGCGCGAGCAATGCGATACGCTCGGCAATTTCGTGCTGTTGACCCACAAGGTGAACCAGAAGGCCGACCGGCAGGATTTTCGCGCCAAGAAGGAAGTCTACTTCAATGGCGGCGGCGGTATGGACTTCGCCCTGACCCGCGACCTGCAGGACCAGGATGCCTGGACCGCCGACGTGGTGCGCAAGCGGACCGAGATGCTGGTCGAAATCCTCTGCCAGGTCTGGGGCATCTGA
- the ileS gene encoding isoleucine--tRNA ligase: protein MTDSLTDRDYRDTLFLPATEFPMRGGLPKREPDWIKRWDDLKLYERLRADAKERGAKPWILHDGPPYANGHIHLGTAMNKIVKDIIVRSHQMAGFDAAYLPGWDCHGLPIEWKVEEEFRSKGKTKDDVPPGEFRAACRAYAEKWVEIQGKEFRNLGIEGEWDNPYLTMKFESEASIVGEFLRMAMTGSLVRGAKPIMWSPVERTALAEAEVEYHDRKVPVIWVKFPVEGSDACVVIWTTTPWTIPANQAVSYNPEISYGLYEVETVMSEEELGFAPYAKPGEKLILGDALAQSVMDGAKVSSFKRLEDVDPAALGKLSHPLHEMDPFFAHDIPLLAGEHVTDDAGTGFVHTAPAHGEDDFNVWVESGHKASDIRQIVDADGCYTPDVPRFGGMDIIRTSGKKRGEPGKANPEVIKALAESGNLLARGITTIRDAHSWRSKAPVIRRATPQWFISMDKPGPNGKTLRENALKAIDETEFFPAAGRNRLQSMVEGRPDWLISRQRNWGVPITIFVNKTGQPHTAALPKEQADALNDAIKAAIAKGGVEAWFDTPAADFLGPLGLSANEWDKVTDVLDVWFDSGTTHAFALRERGIIDPETGQANLYMEGSDQHRGWFQSSLLECCATRGMAPYKQVLTHGFIVDADGKKMSKSIGNTIEPEQIQKQYGIEILRIWTASGDYTEDLRISDEIIKGSVETYRKLRNTVRYMLGALDGWTEDEAIAPEKMPGLERWVLHRLAELDAQVKAAYNVYDFKRVMSLLINFAGVDLSAVYFDIRKDSLYCDPRFSTMDAWDDATAVYGNRRRAARTVMAAVLERLLTWLAPVMPFTMEEAFLESHLSGKAESVHLLLFPFTPVNWRDEELAERWAKIFTVRRVVTGALEVERREKRIGASLEAAPVVHIADEALVKAFDGEDPADLFITSGAELVHTLEGKGGGFTLDDTPGVVVYPEKAEGIKCRRSWKYFDPDLADPEFPDITPRDALAVKAWDATHSE from the coding sequence ATGACCGATTCCCTGACCGACCGAGACTATCGCGACACCCTGTTCCTGCCCGCGACGGAATTTCCGATGCGTGGCGGCCTGCCCAAGCGTGAGCCTGACTGGATCAAGCGTTGGGATGACCTGAAGCTTTACGAGCGCCTGCGCGCCGATGCGAAGGAACGCGGTGCGAAGCCGTGGATCCTCCACGATGGCCCGCCTTACGCGAACGGGCACATCCACCTCGGCACGGCGATGAACAAGATCGTCAAGGACATCATTGTCCGCAGCCACCAGATGGCGGGCTTCGATGCTGCCTACCTGCCGGGCTGGGACTGCCACGGCCTGCCGATCGAATGGAAAGTCGAAGAAGAGTTCCGCTCAAAGGGCAAGACGAAGGACGACGTGCCGCCCGGAGAATTCCGCGCCGCCTGCCGCGCCTACGCCGAAAAATGGGTCGAGATCCAGGGCAAGGAGTTCCGCAATCTCGGCATCGAGGGCGAGTGGGACAATCCCTACCTGACCATGAAGTTCGAGAGCGAAGCCTCCATCGTCGGCGAATTCCTGCGCATGGCGATGACCGGCTCTCTGGTCCGCGGCGCCAAGCCGATCATGTGGAGCCCGGTGGAGCGCACCGCGCTCGCCGAAGCGGAAGTCGAATATCACGACCGCAAGGTGCCGGTGATCTGGGTGAAGTTTCCGGTCGAAGGGTCAGACGCCTGCGTTGTGATCTGGACCACCACGCCATGGACGATCCCGGCCAACCAGGCCGTCAGCTACAATCCTGAAATCTCCTATGGCCTGTATGAGGTCGAGACGGTGATGAGCGAGGAAGAGCTCGGCTTCGCGCCTTACGCCAAGCCGGGTGAAAAGCTGATCCTTGGCGATGCATTGGCGCAATCTGTCATGGATGGGGCGAAAGTCTCGTCCTTCAAACGTCTTGAAGATGTCGATCCGGCGGCGCTGGGCAAGCTATCCCATCCGCTGCATGAGATGGACCCGTTCTTCGCCCATGACATCCCGCTCCTCGCTGGCGAGCACGTCACCGACGATGCCGGTACGGGCTTTGTGCACACGGCGCCTGCGCATGGTGAGGACGACTTCAATGTCTGGGTCGAGTCCGGCCACAAGGCATCTGACATCCGCCAGATCGTCGATGCCGATGGCTGTTACACGCCGGACGTGCCGCGCTTTGGCGGCATGGACATCATCCGCACCAGCGGCAAGAAGCGCGGCGAGCCGGGCAAGGCGAACCCGGAAGTCATCAAGGCGCTGGCCGAGAGCGGCAATCTGCTGGCGCGCGGCATCACCACGATCCGCGATGCGCACTCCTGGCGCTCCAAAGCGCCGGTCATCCGCCGGGCGACGCCGCAATGGTTCATCTCGATGGACAAGCCCGGCCCGAACGGCAAGACGCTGCGCGAGAATGCCCTGAAGGCCATCGACGAGACCGAGTTCTTCCCGGCTGCCGGCCGAAACCGCCTGCAGAGCATGGTGGAAGGCCGCCCGGACTGGCTGATCTCCCGCCAGCGGAACTGGGGCGTGCCGATCACGATCTTCGTCAACAAGACCGGCCAGCCGCACACCGCTGCGCTGCCGAAAGAGCAGGCGGATGCGCTGAACGACGCCATCAAGGCCGCAATCGCCAAGGGCGGCGTCGAGGCCTGGTTCGATACACCGGCGGCAGACTTCCTCGGCCCCCTCGGCCTGTCGGCCAATGAATGGGACAAGGTGACGGACGTTCTGGATGTCTGGTTCGACTCCGGGACGACTCATGCCTTCGCCCTGCGTGAGCGCGGCATCATCGATCCGGAAACCGGGCAGGCGAACCTGTACATGGAAGGCTCCGACCAGCACCGCGGCTGGTTCCAGTCATCCCTGCTGGAGTGCTGCGCGACGCGCGGCATGGCGCCTTACAAACAGGTGCTGACGCACGGCTTCATCGTCGATGCTGACGGCAAGAAGATGTCCAAGTCGATCGGCAATACGATCGAACCGGAGCAGATCCAGAAACAGTACGGGATCGAGATCCTGCGCATCTGGACGGCGTCGGGCGACTATACTGAAGACCTGCGGATCTCCGACGAGATCATCAAGGGCTCGGTCGAGACTTACCGCAAGCTGCGCAACACGGTGCGCTACATGCTGGGCGCGCTCGACGGCTGGACGGAAGACGAAGCGATCGCACCGGAGAAGATGCCGGGCCTTGAACGCTGGGTGCTGCACCGCCTCGCCGAACTCGATGCGCAGGTGAAGGCCGCTTACAATGTCTACGACTTCAAGCGTGTGATGAGCCTGCTCATCAATTTCGCGGGCGTGGACCTGTCGGCCGTCTACTTCGACATCCGGAAAGACAGCCTCTATTGCGACCCGCGCTTCAGCACGATGGATGCGTGGGACGATGCGACGGCTGTCTATGGCAATCGCCGCCGCGCCGCGCGCACGGTGATGGCCGCCGTGCTTGAGCGCCTGCTCACCTGGCTTGCCCCAGTGATGCCGTTCACGATGGAAGAGGCCTTCCTCGAAAGCCATCTCAGCGGCAAGGCGGAGTCGGTCCACCTGCTCCTGTTCCCGTTTACGCCGGTAAACTGGAGAGATGAGGAGCTCGCCGAACGCTGGGCAAAGATCTTCACCGTCCGCCGCGTCGTTACCGGCGCGCTGGAAGTGGAACGCCGCGAGAAGCGGATCGGCGCCTCGCTGGAGGCCGCGCCCGTTGTGCACATTGCGGATGAGGCGTTGGTGAAGGCGTTCGATGGCGAAGATCCGGCGGACCTGTTCATCACATCCGGTGCGGAACTGGTCCACACGCTGGAAGGCAAGGGCGGCGGCTTCACGCTGGACGATACGCCCGGCGTGGTCGTCTATCCGGAAAAAGCCGAGGGCATCAAATGCCGGCGCAGCTGGAAGTATTTTGATCCTGACCTCGCAGATCCGGAGTTTCCGGACATCACCCCCCGCGATGCGCTGGCGGTGAAAGCCTGGGACGCGACGCACAGCGAGTGA
- the ribF gene encoding riboflavin biosynthesis protein RibF, whose product MAVYADYRGLPASARGTSVALGNFDGLHAGHQAVMEAAKQAGGGKFAVATFEPPPRAYFRPSDPPFRIFRPERRNNAILAAGADVVFELPFNGEMASMTDESFVREVLVDGLAVSHVSVGFDFRFGRGRMGHAQRLASLGRALGFGVTIVEEVIELEGKASSTAIRQALHAGEPEVAAELLGTWWIADGVVESGEKNGRTLGFPTANLHLGDLIHPRHGIYAVRARIDQQGDWLDGVANFGRTPTTGIRDPLLETHIFDFDDDLYGKWLEVQLVSFIRPELKFDDLDALVEAMHADAAEARKRLAKR is encoded by the coding sequence TTGGCCGTTTATGCCGACTACCGGGGTCTGCCTGCCAGCGCGCGGGGCACTTCGGTTGCGCTCGGCAATTTCGATGGCCTCCATGCCGGTCACCAGGCCGTGATGGAGGCCGCGAAACAGGCGGGCGGCGGCAAGTTCGCCGTCGCGACGTTCGAACCGCCCCCCCGCGCCTATTTCCGTCCCAGCGACCCGCCTTTCCGCATTTTCCGGCCCGAACGGCGCAATAATGCGATCCTCGCTGCCGGGGCGGACGTTGTTTTCGAATTGCCGTTCAATGGCGAAATGGCCTCGATGACGGATGAGAGCTTCGTCCGGGAAGTCCTGGTCGACGGGCTGGCCGTCAGCCATGTCTCGGTCGGGTTCGATTTCCGCTTTGGCCGCGGCCGCATGGGCCATGCCCAGCGTCTGGCAAGCCTTGGCCGCGCGCTCGGGTTCGGCGTGACAATCGTCGAGGAAGTGATCGAGCTGGAAGGCAAGGCGTCATCGACGGCCATCCGGCAGGCGTTGCACGCCGGTGAGCCGGAGGTCGCGGCTGAATTGCTTGGCACCTGGTGGATTGCCGACGGCGTGGTTGAAAGCGGCGAGAAGAACGGGCGCACGCTGGGCTTCCCGACGGCCAACCTGCATCTGGGCGACCTGATCCACCCACGCCACGGAATCTATGCGGTGCGGGCGCGAATAGACCAGCAGGGCGACTGGCTGGATGGCGTCGCCAATTTCGGCCGCACGCCGACGACCGGCATCCGCGATCCGCTGCTCGAAACGCACATTTTCGATTTCGACGACGACCTTTATGGCAAGTGGCTGGAGGTCCAGCTGGTCTCCTTTATCCGGCCAGAGCTGAAATTTGACGATTTGGATGCTCTGGTTGAAGCGATGCACGCAGACGCTGCAGAAGCGCGCAAACGTCTCGCAAAACGATAG
- a CDS encoding TIGR01459 family HAD-type hydrolase, whose protein sequence is MTALQFPQGLSEIASRYDTILCDVWGVIHNGRSAFKDACDALVRFREDGGHVCLITNAPVPKAQVIRLFAPLGVPEAAFDDCVSSGDATRAELARFQGKAVWRLGADGGWEHDRHLYEGLDLNFTDADDADMLLCIGLRDHVGEHPEDYREELKAGVTRSIPMICANPDKQVRVGGQLYWCAGALADVYEDLGGKVIYSGKPYPPIYQLALERIEALTDGKPADRSRILCIGDSPGTDVRGASVQGFDSLYVGTGIKEHGEQFEEEVIELLAAYGEQATWAMSGLRW, encoded by the coding sequence ATGACCGCACTGCAATTCCCGCAAGGGCTCTCCGAAATCGCCAGCCGCTACGACACGATCCTGTGTGACGTCTGGGGCGTGATCCACAATGGCCGCAGCGCATTCAAGGATGCGTGCGACGCGCTGGTCCGCTTCCGCGAAGACGGCGGCCATGTGTGCCTGATCACCAATGCGCCCGTGCCGAAGGCGCAGGTGATACGCCTGTTCGCGCCGCTGGGCGTACCGGAGGCCGCGTTCGACGACTGCGTCTCCTCGGGCGATGCGACGCGGGCGGAACTGGCCCGGTTCCAGGGCAAGGCCGTCTGGCGCCTTGGCGCCGATGGCGGCTGGGAACATGACCGTCACCTCTATGAAGGGCTGGACCTGAATTTCACTGACGCCGACGACGCCGACATGCTGCTCTGCATCGGCCTGCGCGACCATGTCGGCGAGCACCCGGAAGACTACCGCGAAGAACTGAAAGCCGGCGTGACGCGCAGCATTCCCATGATCTGCGCCAATCCGGACAAGCAGGTTCGCGTGGGCGGACAACTCTATTGGTGCGCCGGTGCACTGGCGGACGTGTACGAAGACCTGGGCGGCAAGGTGATCTATTCCGGCAAGCCCTATCCGCCGATCTATCAGCTTGCGCTCGAGCGGATCGAAGCCCTGACGGATGGCAAGCCGGCCGACAGGTCCCGCATCCTCTGCATTGGCGACAGCCCGGGCACCGATGTCCGCGGCGCGAGCGTGCAAGGCTTTGACAGCCTGTATGTCGGCACCGGCATCAAGGAGCATGGCGAGCAGTTCGAAGAGGAAGTCATCGAGCTGCTGGCCGCATATGGAGAGCAGGCGACCTGGGCCATGTCGGGCTTAAGGTGGTGA
- a CDS encoding DUF3035 domain-containing protein, which produces MKTQLSLLALGAVCLATTACSSGARGTRTPDEFRVVTKAPLIVPPDYSLRPPGAGQAVPAEVEAAQNDNASAFGSTLGVNASASERALVAAADANAVSPMIRTEVDYEEFKTIRKSRSISDRILFWRKDNPEDAESAATDNATGSAPVTIESTTAKPRVKLPGT; this is translated from the coding sequence ATGAAGACGCAGCTTTCCCTACTGGCCCTGGGCGCCGTGTGCCTGGCGACAACGGCCTGTTCCAGTGGAGCACGCGGAACACGCACGCCGGACGAGTTCCGGGTGGTGACCAAGGCGCCGCTGATCGTGCCGCCGGATTATTCGCTGCGTCCGCCGGGGGCTGGCCAGGCTGTCCCGGCTGAAGTGGAAGCTGCCCAGAACGACAATGCGTCGGCATTCGGCTCAACGCTTGGCGTGAATGCCAGCGCCTCCGAGCGGGCCCTTGTCGCGGCGGCGGATGCCAATGCCGTCAGCCCGATGATCCGGACCGAAGTCGACTATGAAGAGTTCAAGACGATCCGCAAATCGCGGAGCATTTCCGACCGGATCCTGTTCTGGCGGAAGGACAATCCCGAGGATGCCGAATCCGCGGCGACGGACAACGCAACCGGCAGCGCGCCAGTGACCATCGAGAGCACCACGGCCAAGCCGCGAGTGAAACTTCCGGGAACCTGA
- a CDS encoding EAL domain-containing protein, with product MTFLLFLLYMAAGGAAGYASATMLQLGLPLSVGAGVLTTAVLSQIHVLVSNGSSKREIDARMQAIEKENRDAERRMDVVEARTDVVEETVKHELTERRDALVSEMKQLEGLIDRLSHSFETRLAETSSAKIVAPQEDAILRDVRDALKDGRVDLHLQPIVSLPQRRVSFYEGFTRLRRPDGSLILPAEFLDAGRRANLMGQIDNFTLFRCVQIVRRLAERDRRVGVFCNIAASSLEDSTFFPFFLEFMTENRDLSGAVIFEIRADRFETRSRTMRDNMDKLTELGFRFSIDHAPDLGLDLPRLQSAGVRFVKMNGAALIDQLRDPAGPRPVSSINRRVDGEEVSAVFSRYGITMVAEKMEDEASVVEILEYEIPYGQGHVFGAPRPIKASLMQETAPPREMVQRMTNFG from the coding sequence ATGACGTTTCTTTTGTTCCTGCTGTACATGGCAGCCGGCGGCGCAGCTGGATACGCCAGCGCCACCATGCTGCAGCTCGGCCTGCCGCTCTCTGTGGGCGCAGGCGTCCTGACGACAGCAGTTCTCAGCCAGATTCACGTCCTGGTCTCCAATGGCAGCTCGAAGCGCGAAATTGATGCGCGCATGCAGGCCATCGAGAAAGAGAACCGCGACGCCGAACGCCGGATGGACGTCGTCGAGGCCCGCACCGATGTGGTCGAGGAAACCGTCAAGCACGAGCTGACCGAACGGCGCGATGCGCTCGTCTCCGAGATGAAGCAGCTGGAAGGCCTGATCGACCGGTTGTCGCACAGTTTCGAAACCCGGCTTGCCGAAACCTCCAGCGCCAAGATTGTCGCCCCGCAGGAAGACGCAATTCTCCGCGATGTCCGCGACGCGCTGAAGGATGGCCGTGTCGACCTTCACCTGCAGCCCATCGTTTCGCTGCCGCAGCGCCGCGTCTCCTTCTATGAAGGGTTCACCCGCCTGCGCCGTCCGGACGGGTCGCTGATCCTGCCGGCGGAGTTCCTCGATGCGGGCCGCCGCGCAAACCTGATGGGCCAGATCGACAATTTCACCCTGTTCCGCTGCGTGCAGATCGTGCGCCGCCTGGCAGAGCGCGATCGCCGCGTCGGTGTCTTCTGCAACATCGCGGCAAGCTCCCTGGAAGATTCGACCTTCTTCCCGTTCTTCCTTGAATTCATGACCGAAAACCGGGACCTCTCCGGCGCGGTCATCTTCGAGATCCGGGCCGACCGGTTCGAGACGCGCTCGCGCACGATGCGGGACAATATGGACAAGCTGACAGAGCTTGGCTTCCGCTTCTCCATCGACCATGCCCCGGACCTCGGCCTCGACCTGCCGCGCCTGCAGTCGGCGGGGGTACGCTTCGTGAAAATGAATGGCGCCGCCCTGATCGACCAGCTGCGCGATCCGGCGGGCCCGCGTCCGGTTTCCTCGATCAATCGCCGCGTCGATGGCGAGGAAGTCTCCGCCGTGTTCTCGCGCTATGGCATCACTATGGTGGCCGAGAAAATGGAAGACGAGGCCAGCGTCGTCGAAATCCTCGAATACGAAATTCCCTATGGCCAGGGCCATGTCTTCGGCGCGCCGCGCCCCATCAAGGCCTCGCTGATGCAGGAAACCGCCCCGCCGCGGGAGATGGTCCAGCGCATGACCAATTTCGGCTGA
- a CDS encoding fumarylacetoacetate hydrolase family protein, whose amino-acid sequence MHLIRFRYENSIRYGILSAQSVTPIRGSDLSEALSGEPDGAPVPLSGIEILSPVARPGKILGIGVNYAAHAAESVSFIDTKKPEVQKWFNKQVTSINDPYADVDLPKVSGQLDYEGELVVVIGKRGRHVPRERAFEIIAGVTIGCDYSVRDWQRASQTMIMGKGFDTHAPVGPAIVTLDEIDDLSALEVRTFVNGEQRQSGHVRDMVHDIPSQIAHLTAAFTLEPGDLIFTGTPAGVGAGFDPPKWLKAGDRVRVEIDALGYIEQQIVTEPGATVIG is encoded by the coding sequence ATGCATTTGATCAGGTTCCGGTATGAAAACTCCATTCGATATGGAATACTTTCTGCGCAGTCCGTAACCCCCATTCGGGGGAGCGATCTGTCTGAAGCGCTGTCCGGCGAACCGGATGGGGCGCCTGTCCCCCTTTCCGGTATCGAAATTCTGTCACCTGTCGCGCGGCCCGGGAAAATTCTCGGCATCGGCGTGAACTATGCCGCGCATGCCGCGGAAAGCGTCAGCTTCATCGACACGAAAAAACCGGAAGTCCAGAAATGGTTCAACAAGCAGGTGACCTCGATCAATGATCCGTATGCTGACGTAGACCTTCCGAAGGTTTCCGGACAGCTTGATTATGAAGGGGAATTGGTCGTTGTGATCGGCAAGCGCGGGCGCCATGTGCCGCGCGAGCGGGCGTTCGAAATCATCGCGGGCGTCACCATCGGCTGTGACTATTCGGTGCGTGACTGGCAACGTGCCAGCCAGACCATGATCATGGGCAAGGGGTTCGATACGCACGCGCCTGTCGGACCGGCCATCGTGACGCTGGATGAAATCGACGATCTTTCCGCCCTGGAAGTCCGGACCTTCGTAAATGGTGAGCAGCGCCAATCCGGCCATGTCAGAGACATGGTCCACGACATTCCTTCGCAGATTGCCCATCTTACGGCGGCGTTTACGCTGGAGCCGGGCGACCTGATCTTCACCGGCACGCCCGCGGGTGTGGGCGCAGGTTTCGATCCGCCGAAATGGCTGAAGGCCGGGGACCGGGTCCGGGTCGAGATCGACGCGCTGGGTTACATCGAGCAACAAATCGTGACAGAGCCGGGGGCCACAGTGATCGGCTGA
- the lspA gene encoding signal peptidase II, with protein sequence MQLKPAQVWPLAIIPVTLIADQVTKSMVLANEQLRAMECFQNTFACGTIELPGPINLSMVWNRGMSYGMFQSEGIGRWILAAVMLAIALGFLRWLLVAEGRLLKLSLALVIGGAFGNLIDRVRFGAVVDFINAGALHFPWVFNVADAAISVGAVLLFFDQFVLSGRKPSGNPDRPS encoded by the coding sequence ATGCAATTGAAACCCGCTCAGGTCTGGCCCCTGGCCATCATCCCGGTCACGCTGATCGCAGACCAGGTGACCAAGTCGATGGTTCTGGCGAACGAACAGTTGCGGGCCATGGAATGCTTCCAGAACACCTTTGCCTGCGGCACGATTGAGCTGCCCGGCCCGATCAACCTGTCGATGGTGTGGAACCGCGGCATGAGCTACGGCATGTTCCAGTCCGAGGGCATCGGCCGCTGGATTCTAGCGGCGGTCATGCTGGCCATCGCGCTGGGCTTCCTGCGCTGGCTGCTGGTGGCGGAGGGGCGGCTCCTGAAACTGTCGCTGGCCCTGGTGATCGGCGGCGCATTCGGCAATCTGATCGACCGGGTGCGTTTCGGCGCGGTTGTTGACTTCATCAATGCCGGCGCGCTCCATTTCCCGTGGGTCTTCAACGTGGCCGACGCTGCGATCAGTGTTGGCGCGGTCTTGCTGTTTTTCGATCAATTCGTACTGTCAGGAAGAAAGCCATCCGGGAATCCGGACCGGCCATCCTAA
- a CDS encoding YbjN domain-containing protein, whose translation MRTFLAVAALAVAASFTASAEDFSADTSLADDARVVRSVNLEDLKALAVAEGHTITEVGGDGDVSLRATTPDGLIFHLIGTACASEYSEDCLGMMVQVRYDDDELVTAEKINQANLTFAAVSTWWDKEGETVGTTRYLILDGGQSMENLKVNLQNALALGPLVADVVWPADDDYDWLYDDEEDSE comes from the coding sequence ATGCGTACTTTCCTTGCCGTGGCGGCATTGGCAGTCGCCGCATCCTTTACAGCGTCGGCTGAAGACTTCAGCGCCGACACATCGCTGGCGGATGACGCTCGCGTCGTGCGGAGTGTGAACCTTGAAGACCTCAAGGCGCTAGCCGTCGCTGAAGGACATACGATCACCGAAGTTGGCGGCGATGGTGACGTGTCCCTTCGCGCCACAACCCCCGACGGGCTGATCTTCCACCTCATCGGCACGGCATGCGCGTCGGAATATTCCGAAGACTGCCTCGGCATGATGGTGCAGGTGCGCTACGACGACGATGAGCTGGTGACCGCCGAGAAGATCAATCAGGCCAACCTGACCTTTGCGGCTGTCTCGACCTGGTGGGACAAGGAAGGCGAGACGGTCGGCACGACCCGCTACCTGATTCTCGATGGCGGCCAGAGCATGGAAAACCTGAAGGTAAACCTGCAGAATGCGCTCGCCCTCGGGCCGCTTGTCGCAGATGTCGTCTGGCCCGCCGATGATGATTACGACTGGCTGTACGACGACGAGGAAGACAGCGAATAA